The genomic region TGATTTGGACCATGGGGGCATTCACACAAGCTCCAAGACACTCTACTTCTAAAAGGGTAAACTGTCCATCGGGCGTTGTTTCTCCAACATTAATTCCTGTGAAACAGTATAAACCAAATCTTGATGCAGATTCAAAGTATGAAACTGATAtcccaaataaaaaaaattatgcttCATCACAAATCTTATGACatcattttaatataattatattgtaatttgATTCGGCAGCAAAACTGGTTTAGATGACAAGCTGTTGACCGTATCTGCTATTAAGAGACTGTAAcattaaatattgtatacaatttAACATGACTTACCTAGGTTATCTTTGATGGCTTTAAGGATCACATCAGAACCTGCACCTCCAAGAATACACGGCGTGGTCGTGCAAATCTGTACAAAGTGTTTGCCTACAGGTTCTCTGTTAATAcacagtataaattactgttgtAACAGGCACTACAGAGTatagagttacctcccattttaaaacttttactCCAACATGCTATCATAATGCTGAGAACAGTAAGTTAGAAGTGTGGGTTGAATATTTAGAAAGATTCTACCCATGAACATTCAAGGatttaagtttaaacatatcATCCATCAAAAACAGTCCATTTTTAGATTGAATATGTTCTCTTCCTAATTTGTAGTACTTGTATACATGATCAGACTTTCTTGGGTCATCATGATgaatcaaatatcaatattaggTTCAGTTGCTAATCATTTTGTAGAATTTTAAAACAAGTACAAGTTTTATATTGCAAAGGAATGACACAAGATGCTGCTCACCTGTTAAACATAGTATAAAACGTTGCTACTTCATAAACTCTCATTTTTGGCATCTGCAGCATCTCAGCCACTTTGTGCATAGCAGATATTGGTAGCCAGCCTAAAAcgaaaaataaacaacaacttGAATTGCCTCCCTTCACCCAATATCAACCAATGAACCCTTTCTACACATCACGCAACAAAATTGAACAGAATGAACTGTAACAATCAAtatttagtgttttttttttacaaatttattaATCACATTCAGTTTTTTAAtaggaaaaaaatacaatgaaatcaGCATTTTGTTAACATAATTTTAGAATCTGTGACGATGTGTGTTCACCAATGTTCCAAACTAATGATGTTTGTTCAGTTACAGAATAACCAAGAAAATGATTTCTACAATTTTTACATCACACACATTCTCAGGATAGGTTTGTCTTATAGACTTCATGAAGCTCATTTTATTTTGGTACGTAAAATAGCAAAAGCAATATGAAAGCTGATTTTCTATTTCTGGAAATCAACTTTCTACTAGTTTTGAAATAACGAAATACAGAAAGTACATCACAAAAGCCCTGTTGCAGGTAGTCCAAGAGACATCATGAAgcttatttcattttgtttactAATAGCAAAACCAATATTAATGgcaatttttcatttttggaaTTCCATTTTTCCACAATAGTTTggaatgttttatttatgtatacCATGTTGTCGTTGGGCTATGTCCAGGATCGGAATGACTGCTGCCGCTTGGTGGCCCTCTGGGTAGTTATTTATAATCAACTCTGCTCTCTGCAACAAAATATTTGATCAACTTCATTCTGACCAAAAGTCCTATCTACATATTCTACTTGAACATAAAACTTGAAACATATTCAGTAACTGCACTCAGAATTATCTTAATCAGAACTGGAACTtaagttacatacatgtacattgtatttgctGATTATTCAGTTAACGTTGCtgaaacaatatataaaagGCACAGTCATTTTTGTAGGATTATTTTAGGCGAGTGCAGATGACCCTTTCCAGAATTTTGATGAGAACGAACACCAAGAGATATACCGTAGTTAGTATTCGATCACTTTTGAGGAAGACCCATATCTAAAGCAGTGTCTTACCTTTATGTTATCTGCTGAGAATTCAAATGGTGTATCAGGGTTATTTTGTGGGGAGTCTCTGTGCTAAAATCAAAACATTGAAgtgtttttttattacattgtatcatttaCATTTCAACTTAAGTTTTTCATTGACCCAATGCCTATTAATATGGCTTTaaatgtcaatgttttaatACTTCAAATGATATCATGTATTCTTGGCAGTCTAAGTCTATTTCTTTCATCTCCATACTCTGTTGAAGTTAATCAGATTAGTTTTCAAGAAAAGcttaatgtatttataagatgtattttgttttcagttcACACAACATATTTGCACCCAGAATAAAAACCCATGATAGTAAAATCTGTTAGGTTCAAGTAACCCACCAGTCTAAACTCTTATAACTGTGTAGCTTCATGTTCCATCCGAGATATTATTACCAggtaattatattgtatgtactGGTAATGCTTTATGGAATAATTTCGCTGTGCCAAAGAAATAAGCCTGAACTGGAAATCAAATCCTGGCAATCTACATATAGGTCCACGATAATGTCTGAACTGATCTGCCTATATATGTCATCTGTTCACTGGATAGTCACCATACTGAAAATCTTACCACAGGAAGAGGACCAGAGCCACATGCTGGTACTGATTTGTGCAAGGTCCTCAATTGGCCCACCTGAaacataaataatgtaaaatgcttgtgttaatattgtatgtatataggaACATGTTACAAACCAAAGACATCTGAACTCTTCAGATTTTGACAGATGCCCTAAACCTGAACTACAAGGACAAAGTCATCCAGCTTTTCATTTCAAAGCCTTCCCGCCCCCTTAGGTAAAGTATAGTCTTGCAAACAATACtcattgatgtacatgtaagtcAATGCATGTCAAGTGATAAATTTATATCTGTGGACTCCGAGTTCAAGGAGGATGCTCTTATAGctatattttattgtgtaaatcaAATTCAAGATATggatataatttcaatattgcAATGGATTTGAAAGTAGAATCCGTTATAAACAAATCTATAAACCTATAAAATAAGCCTAAATATATCAATGCATATCTTGGTTCAAAGTATCAAGGTGCAAGGCATCCAGTTTACCCttgatttttatcaaattcataattataagttatattaattCGCTAtgtatgtaacaggagaaggaGACAATGAGGGACCTCCGAGCACTAGCTGCATTAGTTACCAATTGAGCTAACTGTTagccgatgatcgacccagcCCAGTTCCATTACATTCCTGCCTCCCTTTTCAAGTCTTCGAACCCGAAGACCACAAATTAAAGCACACTCACAAATGCTTTAAACATAACTAACAAGGATAGACAAGCTTGCCAATGATGTAAAtggagaaagagaaaatttaGCAGGCAGACCGAGATTCGAACACGGGACATCCGAACACTAGCTGAATGCTCTCCCGAAACTGGTTAATGTTTTAGGATACTAAAATGACTGCAGGTTGTTACAAAACAAGATTGACTTCGTAAGTCGAATGACCTccacatatataaacaatagaGCCTTGACTTTAAGGCGTCAATGCATTCTAAATGATCATAAAGGAACcgatatgataaaaatattacGAGATTACAGAAAAAGCTGcaattaatgtatatatcaatacatacagCTAATGTGTGGAGTTTTCTGAGTGACCGCAGCATCTTTTCCTATAACCGGAAGTATTCAGTGTGGTAGCAGTCTCGATCAGAATGATTTGAcattaataaatatcaataaacagGAATGCTTATTTTATCACATCATTCTATCTGTTGCGTAATGTTTTTAGActcttcaataaaaaaaaactgatacaATTTATTGAAAcaatttctgtttatttttcattatttagtGCGGTACTACGAAACTATGGtcacaaatgtaaacaatatggagGAAGACGTTAAGAAATGAACCGGCAAAACAGCGAAGACTTTCTTCATGTGGCGTACCGAAACGTCTACATAATTATGCATCAAgtaaacatttgatatatatgaaAATCTTGGACTCATGGAAACTGACTGACTTTGTGTTTCGTTGCATTGACAAGGGAAGAGAAAGTATGTTATGAAACTAACAGTGCATGAGAGTTGACAATATTTGACATTACTGTACAGTGGTTGACTGCTGACAATTCGAAAGGTAAAAATGGCTCTACGGGCAAAGAGTCGTGCGCAGACAGGCCGGGAGAGACATGCCTTTACAATTAATGTGAGACTGTATACTGGAGAAATATTTCCCCTAAAAAGTATAAGTGGTGACATGAAAATATCGGACTTGAAGCAATATATGGAATTTGCTACAGGAATACCAATCCATATGCAAAGGATTAGTTATTTAGATGATGGTAAGTTAAAAAGCACTGAATGGTGAAGTCAAAAATGACCTTTGAGAAGGTTTGGTtgaacagatgtatgattaatTTTATAGATTATTCCCAAAGGTTTGTTTTTATAGTGGCCAAATGAACCGTTACATTGATTTTATCTTAACATATGTTGGGATCATATCAGTCGGAAATCTGTCTTGTGTTTCGGAACTAATAATTGCATGGATTTGATCATATTGTTTGGCTCTTCTATTGGGATATGTTAATCTGATCCACCTGCAGTGCATGGGtatgataataatttatattaattggCCTTTACAACTTATGTTCAGTCTTGATTGACATATTTACTGGCTTTAGTTATTATTACAATTTTTTCTAGCTGATTCCTTCCCCTAAAGCCTTGCTATTTTTGTTACTGAGTAGTGTTTATTAATTTTTAGATTAACTAAGAAATTGTATCCAATGCTATCAACAGTTTTTTCCCAAATATAAATTGTAAGTACATTTGTACAGGAATAagaattttcaattttgaaattttgtttttttcaggtGACCTACTTGACAGATCTGACATACGTTCCAATGACATAGTTCCAAATGcaacattgaatttaaatgTCTGGCCGATGTGGAAAGAACTGATAGATGCAGCATCATCAAATGATGCAGATTGGGTAAGGACAGAAAACCAAAATTGGGTCACTTCTAACATTTGTTTTGAATGGATAATTGTGCCTTAAATTTAATCTTTTGaagttatatacaaatgtagcttGTATAAATATAGCCTACCATTGTTAATTGTTTACGATGCAAGAAAATCACATCGGAACGAGCAACATACTGTGTAAACATGTGGAAATCTGCACATCTGTGTCGGCCATTTTCAGCGCGAAAATCCCAGAGATATGACGTAATTAATTAGAATACACATCTCTGTTTTTGGTGACGTTTTGTGGGCTAAAAATACCGCCGTTTTGGGGAAATACCATGTTTCCCAAACAAACGACCGTATTTCTCACTTGTGATTACGAGTTTGTTTTTCTTGTATGGTGTGTACATAGATAGGAATCTAAACTTACTTCAAATGTGaattttttatgtaattttaataattttttaaaaaaaattgattactTCAGGCAGGGATTCAACTATGGAGGGACTAAAACGTAATTTCACGGGAATAGCATGCGAACAGCAAAACGTAATTTTATGGGGGTAGCAGCTCTAGGGTTAAAACCGGAAACGGGTACTATAACGAAATTAGATAAAGTTGGAAAGCATAATGGTAATGTCAGTGCTCTTATCTCTTGTAAAGCTCTGAGATGAATTTGCTGTTCATAACAACCTTTGGCATATTTTTTCTGTTGATTAAACAATCATATAATATTTCATCCTCAAAATTTCTAAAGAATGAATAAAATGTTGGTTTGATGATCTCCTTTGTGACCTGTGATTTTTTGTCTCTGTGTACAGTATAAGCATTTTTGATTTCTGTACTAAGGATTTTTatgaaaccaaaccaaaccagtcaTGATACCCCACCCGTACTGTTTTTatgaaaccaaaccaaaccagtcaTGACACCCCACCCATACCacccagaaaaaaatatcatgatttGACGTACTTTCAATAAACCTATACTTACTAAATGTAGTTTTAGAAGGAAATGTCGCTCTGTTCAGAACATTGAGGAAACTTCATGTTAAACTCTTTAGAATCTACATTCAAGATACTACAGATTTTTAAAGCAAACTGAATAACCTCCTACAAATCCCGTCCAATAGTCTACTAGTCACAGCAGATGTTTCATCGCTATATACCTCTATCCCGCATCGTGATGGAATTTTAGCAGCCAAACAGGCATTGGAGACCAGAACTGATAAGGAGCCACTCATATGGATCCTATTACGCTTTCTCCACTTCGTACTCACCAAAAACTGTTTCAAGTTTAATGATAAACACTACATCCAAACGCAAGGAACGAGCATGGGAATGAAGCGTGCTCCGAACTTTGCCATCCTATTCATGGATAAATTAGAAACAGACTTCCTAGGAACTCAGCCTCTCAAACCTCTTGTTTGGTGGAGGTATATCGACGATGTGTTCATGATATGGACTTTCTCACGAGAGGATCTAGAAACCTTCATGAGTAATCTTAACCGCTACCATCGCACTATTAAGTTCACATATGAGGTGAGTTCTATATCCGGATTAATTTCCTGGATACCACTATCATCAAGGAGGAGGATGGCACCCTGCATTCTACATTGTACACCAAGCCGACCGATGCCCACCTATATCTCCACTACAGATCATGCCACCCGCGTCAACAGATTAAGAACATTTCCTACGGCCAATTCCTGAGAATACGACGTATATGTTCCACACTAACGGAGTTTGAAATTAACTGTTGAAATTAACTGTCAAAAGATGTCACTGCACTTCCGGAACCGGGGATAACCTCCAGATCTCCTAGACTCAGCCATGACCCTAGTGAGGAATACGGACAGAGCATCCCTCTTGAACAAAACTGAACCGGAAATAATATGTGTAGTCTTCTACACGGAACATTGAACAATTTATTCCCGTAATCAGCCCTTACTActattaatgacgtcatttgATTCAGGGATCACTTTGGGCAGAGATTTGGGGATTTTTAcccatgtttttaaaaaaaatctcattaaaaaattcaaaattttacctctttatacagacaaatctcaTAGGAATTTTgctaatctcataaaatctcccaTAGGTTTTAAGAGCCAGAGTTATCCCTGTGattgtgtacagtgtattatgTCATTTACAATAGCTTTGTTTTTACTGTCGCTAAGCAAGGCACTGCATTATTAACCATATACCTGAATGTTAGtaattcaaatttgttttgatGACGACACAACACATGTGTCGAAACTATAGTCAACATTCTTTATTAAAGCCGATTAACCCAGCAAGACGTTGTCATGATCATCTTTACCTATTGACTACTCTACTACTACGGCTGGACTCTTGTATTCCTTGTGGAAATCGTCTGCTGGGCCACACAGAACTCTACTGCACCATCTACACGAACGTTGGATCTCCCTCTCCCCGTAAAAGTAGTTTTGCGTTAAATTTTTCCATGTTTTTCTACACAGGTGTTCAGTTTAGGTGTCACAAATCCAACGACATATAAAACACCGCAGAGTGATTACATGACAAAACGAGCCAGAAAGATCTGGTTAGAGGAGCGGGCCTTTCTGGCACTGTTCATAGCAGCTCACAGAGGTCATGACAAACTAGTTCAACAATTAATTGATTGTGGTGAGTATCATAATCTCATAAATATGAAACCCATAACAAGCATTCACTTAACATATTTCATAGTAAGGCTGGCAGGATTACCACAGTAGAGGTAATAGAGAATGGTTCAAGGTTTCTTTGCAaccaacaaataaataataaaacaaatttcataATAATGATCTCAGCATTTCTTAGAACTACCTCACATTCATCACTGATCAATTGTGAAACTTTTATGTCTGCATGTTCGTACACACATTTGGTTGTGAATTTATGTTTCAAACATGAGTTCTATTTGAAGTCCAATTTACAAATGGTGAAAACTGTGTGACACAAATAGTATTTTTCCttaaatgatgtacatgtacttttaaaataaaattcaattgaTTACATGCCTTTTGTGTTTACATTATTCTGCCATAGATCTATAGGACTTCTTCAATGTGTGCTCCTATTTGACACACTGACCTGAGTCAGTGGTCTATACATTCAATGCGGTTTGCTGATTGTGTTAATTGCAAAGAAGAATTAATTGTACAGTTAGGATGACATTGCTAACCCAGGTTTTCTTTCCCTACAGGTGCTGATGTAAATGCCTGCACTCCTTTAGGGAGAACAGCCCTCCATGTGGCTGCTGCTCAGGGGCGTGGACATATAGTGGACGTTCTTCTTGAAAAAGGTAACCCCTCAATATTTACTTTTTACCTGCTATTTCTGGAAAATATGAATTACACATTTTTGCACTGAACTGTCAATAACATATGATTTTGTTACTATTGTACCTGTTAAGATTTATTTTGAGCAGGATTAGAGGAAATTTATTGGAAACCATTGCAGTACTGGATTTTGATATACAATCTTACTGTTGTCATATGTGATATAGAACAGCATTACttaatttaaatgatttctaaTCTTCTAATTGCTATAAAAATTTCCTGAAAATAGAAGAAATGACACAAATTATGGAAGAAAAATATTTCTCTGTCTGTACACAGTATAAAATGTGTAGGGGTGCTATTTGTTATAAAGTTTAATTTGTGATTACAATATAGGTATACATcctgttttgtttgtataatgatTACACCTGTTTGTGTTGATGAAGGTGCAGACATTGATGCTGAAGATGAAGATGGTGCGACTGCTTTGTCTATAGCAGCAAAGTTTGGTCATAAAAGTTGTGAACGCCATTTGTTCTTAT from Pecten maximus chromosome 11, xPecMax1.1, whole genome shotgun sequence harbors:
- the LOC117337155 gene encoding NADH dehydrogenase [ubiquinone] flavoprotein 2, mitochondrial-like; this encodes MLRSLRKLHTLAVGQLRTLHKSVPACGSGPLPVHRDSPQNNPDTPFEFSADNIKRAELIINNYPEGHQAAAVIPILDIAQRQHGWLPISAMHKVAEMLQMPKMRVYEVATFYTMFNREPVGKHFVQICTTTPCILGGAGSDVILKAIKDNLGINVGETTPDGQFTLLEVECLGACVNAPMVQINDNYYEDLTVDDMNRILNDIKAGKSPKPGPQSGQNGRFASEPKGGLTSLSEPPTGPGFGVRSDL